In Haemorhous mexicanus isolate bHaeMex1 chromosome 6, bHaeMex1.pri, whole genome shotgun sequence, a single window of DNA contains:
- the LOC132328408 gene encoding extracellular tyrosine-protein kinase PKDCC-like has protein sequence MAAAGRARRGARLSAAALLALPALALLALLALPALPAGRGGGSRGGGGEAQPGFSPPLLLPPGLREELRQRRRDLRRLEAVAGGGEAAATAGLGCGDLSRATAVSVLGWGFTKVVARAALAGGGAVALKSVHGAGREVRRCVQRYGAPAGCRRLAAYKLLKEVTLLQRLQHPGIVKLHGQCYDNSGDAELRVTAMLELGSPLEMIQLLQTPWEERFKICLSLVKLLFYLAHSPLGSIALLDFQPRQFVMVDGNLKVTDMDDASTEELSCKEDNDCTLDFPTKSFPLKCSVAGRCEGINEKKNLFNAYRYFFTYLLPHSAPPALRPLLSDILNATGDLRYGINETLRAFEKVLHLYKSGLYLQKRPLLLKDYISLKGFRTVEGEDYKCWPSYSHLGCLLSIHSAEEAAAICNSQLQCQSFIVTQHRTWTGRPLASFQSSWTDLIPDTNAVVYIKRSASSGERL, from the exons atggcggcggcggggcgggcgcggcgcggAGCTCGGCTGAGCGCGGCCGCGCTGCTGGCGCTGCCGGCCCTGGCGCTGCTGGCGCTGCTGGCGCTCCCGGCGCTGCCAGCCGGCCGCGGTGGCGGTAGCCGTGGCGGTGGCGGTGAGGCTCAGCCGGGCTTCTCGCCGCCGCTCCTGCTGCCGCCGGGCTTGCGGGAGGAGCTGCGGCAGAGGCGGCGCGACCTGCGGCGGCTGGAGGCGGTGGCGGGcggcggggaggcggcggccacggcagggctgggctgcggCGACCTGAGCCGGGCGACGGCCGTCAgcgtgctgggctggggcttcACCAAGGTGGTGGCGCGGGCGGCGCTGGCGGGCGGAGGCGCCGTGGCGCTCAAGTCGGTGCACGGGGCGGGCCGGGAGGTGCGGCGCTGCGTGCAGCGGTACGGGGCGCCGGCCGGCTGCCGCCGCCTGGCCGCCTACAAGCTGCTCAAGGAGGTGACGCTGCTGCAGCGCCTGCAGCACCCCGGCATCGTCAAG CTGCACGGCCAATGCTATGACAACAGCGGAGATGCTGAGCTACGGGTCACAGccatgctggagctgggatcccCGCTGGAGATGATTCAGCTCCTGCAGACCCCCTGGGAGGAAAGATTTAaa attTGCCTGAGTCTTGTGAAACTGCTGTTTTACTTGGCACATTCCCCCCTGGGTTCAATAGCCCTCTTGGATTTCCAGCCAAGGCAGTTTGTTATGGTGGATGGAAACCTAAAAGTGACAGACATGGATGATGCCAGCACCGAGGAGCTGTCTTGCAAGGAAGATAATGACTGCACACTCGACTTCCCTACCAAAAGTTTCCCTCTCAAGTGCTCCGTGGCTGGGAGATGTGAaggaataaatgaaaagaagaatCTGTTCAATGCGTATCG GTATTTTTTCACCTATCTTTTGCCACACTCTGCGCCACCAGCTTTGAGGCCCCTTTTGAGTGATATTCTGAATGCAACAG GTGATTTACGATATGGAATAAATGAAACCCTGAGAGCTTTTGAAAAGGTTTTACATCTGTACAAGTCTGGGCTCTATCTTCAGAAAAGACCTCTTCTTTTAAAAG ACTACATCTCCCTGAAGGGTTTCCGAACGGTGGAAGGAGAAGACTACAAGTGCTGGCCCTCCTACAGCCACCTGGGCTGCCTGCTGTCCATCCACAGCGCCGAGGAGGCCGCTGCCATTTGTAACTCCCAGCTGCAGTGTCAAAGCTTTATTGTCACCCAGCACAGGACCTGGACAG gACGCCCACTCGCCTCATTTCAGAGTAGCTGGACTGATTTAATCCCAGATACTAACGCCGTAGTCTATATTAAACGCTCGGCTTCCTCAGGGGAAAGACTTTAA
- the LOC132329333 gene encoding LOW QUALITY PROTEIN: cholesterol 24-hydroxylase (The sequence of the model RefSeq protein was modified relative to this genomic sequence to represent the inferred CDS: deleted 2 bases in 1 codon), with translation MEVLWAVGALLLALALLAFVLYCCYVQYIHAKYDIIPGAPRESFLFGHLPIIWRMVRKQEFTPDLLLQWAEKYGPVVRINAFHRVSVLIVSPEGVKEFLMSPQHPKDPTVYGSLFSLFGERFLGNGLVTVCNHEHWHKQRRIMDPAFSRSYLVGLMETFNEKAEELMEKLEEKADGKTEFSMLSMMSRVTMDIIGKVAFGLELNALSDDQTPLPNAVTKIMEGLNKARDPFIKFMPGKQKLVKEARESVRLLRRVGKQCIDQRREAIQNGKEATMDILTQILKGDALEETRDDENILDNFITFFVAGHETSSNQMTFTVMALGQHPEILERAQAEVDEVLGAKRDVDYEDLGKLTYLSQVLKESLRLYPPVSGTLRRLEKEHVINGIRIPANTTVFLNTYVMGRMEKFFKDPLTFDPDRFSKDAPKPYYCYFPFSLGPRSCIGQVFAQMEVKVVMAKLLQRFEIQLVPGQSFQLVEAGTLKPLDGVICKLKPRSSARGCQA, from the exons ATGGAGGTGCTATGGGCGGTGGGGGcgctcctgctggccctggccctCCTGGCCTTCGTCCTGTACTGCTGCTACGTGCAGTACATCCACGCCAAGTACGACATCATCCCCGGCGCCCCGCGGGAGAG CTTTTTGTTTGGACACCTGCCAATCATATGGAGAATGGTGAGGAAACAGGAGTTCACGCCAGACCTCTTGCTGCAGTG GGCAGAGAAATACGGACCTGTTGTACGAATTAATGCCTTTCACAGAGTCTCAGTATTGATTGTGAGTCCTGAAGGAGTGAAG GAGTTCTTGATGTCACCACAGCACCCAAAGGATCCGACGGTGTATGGTAGTCTCTTCAGCCTATTTGGTGAGAG GTTTCTAGGGAATGGCCTGGTGACTGTTTGCAACCATGAACATTGGCACAAGCAGCGGAGGATAATGGATCCAGCTTTCAGCCGAAG CTACCTGGTTGGTCTGATGGaaacttttaatgaaaaagcagaggagctgatggagaagctggaggaaaaggcagatgGAAAAACAGAGTTTAGCATGCTGTCGATGATGAGCCGGGTGACTATGGATATCATTGGAAAG GTAGCCTTTGGCCTGGAATTGAATGCACTGAGTGATGACCAGACACCTTTACCCAATGCTGTGACTAAGATTATGGAGGGACTGAACAAGGCACGCGACCCCTTCATAAAG TTCATGCCAGGGAAGCAGAAGCTGGTAAAGGAGGCCAGGGAGAGTGTGAGGCTGTTGAGACGTGTGGGGAAGCAGTGCATTGACCAGAGGAGAGAAGCCATCCAGAATGGGAAAGAAGCCACAATGGATATTCTTACACAGATACTGAAAGGAGATG CTCTGGAGGAGACTAGAGATGATGAAAACATTCTGGATAACTTTATCACTTTCTTTGTTGCAG GTCATGAAACTAGTTCCAATCAGATGACATTTACAGTAATGGCACTGGGTCAGCATCCTGAAATACTGGAAAG ggctcaggctgAAGTGGATGAGGTTCTTGGTGCCAAGAGAGATGTTGACTATGAGGATCTTGGCAAGCTCACCTACTTATCGCAG GTTTTGAAGGAGTCACTGCGGCTGTACCCGCCCGTCTCGGGGACGCTCCGCAGGCTGGAGAAAGAGCACGTCATCAATGGCATCAGAATTCCTGCCAACACCACGGTCTTT CTCAACACTTATGTAATGGGAAGGATGGAAAAGTTTTTCAAGGATCCACTTACTTTTGATCCAGATCGATTCAGCAAAGATGCACCTAA gCCGTATTATTGCTATTTTCCATTCTCTCTGGGACCCCGATCCTGCATTGGGCAGGTGTTTGCACAG ATGGAAGTAAAAGTGGTGatggcaaagctgctgcagaggtttGAAATACAGCTGGTGCCAGGACAGAGTTTTCAACTGGTCGAGGCTGGAACCTTAAAGCCACTAGATGGAGTAATATGTAAATTAAAGCCAAGGAGC TCTGCAAGAGGCTGCCAGGCATGA
- the HHIPL1 gene encoding HHIP-like protein 1 isoform X2, translated as MLLFFSLGAAVSEECSPYAAHLYDAEDPSTPVRTIPGLCQDYCRQLWHSCRSIFRALSADPELTALENNMAKFCRYLSLEDTDYCFPHLLANQNLNQNLGLVTADAEGCLQLCLVEVANGLRNPVAMVHANDGTHRFFIAEQVGLVWTYLPDGSRLEKPFLNISQAVLTSPWEGDERGFLCIVFHPKFKFNGKVYVYYSVEVHYEERIRISEFRISPTDMNALDHGSERIILEIEEPASNHNGGELLFGDDEYLYIFTGDGGMAGDPFGTFGNAQNKSALLGKVLRIDVNNNDRGPLYRIPPDNPFVSDPAARPEVYAYGVRNMWRCSFDRGDPHTKEGKGRLFCGDVGQNKYEEVDIVEKGKNYGWRAREGFSCYDKKLCTNSSLDDVLPIYAYPHKMGKSVTGGYVYRGCESPNLNGLYIFGDFMSGRLMSLKEDHATGEWQYSEICMGTGQTCMFPGLINNYYQYIISFAEDEAGELYFLSTGVPSATAPSGVVYKVVDTSRTAPPGKCQVEPSPVKVKSKRIPFVPKEKFIMKTPTPHPRLKTTTEAPRGSVPDPRTPRTPAEDGAGRAPARPGTRTGTGSPAAPSGRAPRPGKGPEEKGQRRKKKPPGNGAVRLMRQGRRGRGRGRVEVFIDGEWGTVCDDGWGLPAAAVVCRQLGFPYVVRATKKAEFGEGSSLRILLDDVQCSGQERTLLECSHAGVGTHNCSHEEDAGVVCSREEVTDW; from the exons GAATGCTCTCCATATGCAGCTCACTTGTATGACGCTGAAGACCCCTCCACCCCCGTGCGGACGATCCCAGGACTGTGCCAGGACtactgcaggcagctgtggcacagctgccgCTCCATTTTCCGCGCTCTCTCTGCAGACCCAGAGCTAACTGCTCTGGAAAACAACATGGCAAAGTTCTGCCGCTACCTGTCCCTGGAGGACACCGACTACTGCTTCCCACACCTGCTGGCCAACCAGAACCTGAACCAGAACCTGGGGCTGGTGACGGCCGACGCGGAGGgctgtctgcagctctgcctggtggAGGTGGCCAACGGGCTGCGCAACCCCGTGGCCATGGTGCACGCCAACGACGGCACCCACCGGTTCTTCATCGCAGAGCAGGTCGGCCTGGTGTGGACCTACCTCCCCGACGGATCCAGGCTCGAAAAGCCATTTCTGAACATCAGCCAAGCTGTGCTTACCTCGCCTTGGGAAGGAGATGAGAGAGGGTTTCTGTGCATTGTCTTCCATCCTAAATTCAAATTTAATGGTAAAGTGTATGTCTACTACTCAGTTGAAGTTCATTATGAAGAGAGAATCCGAATCAGTGAGTTCAGAATTTCTCCTACTGATATGAATGCCTTGGACCATGGTTCTGAAAG GATAATCCTTGAAATAGAAGAACCTGCTTCCAACCATAACGGAGGAGAGCTGCTCTTCGGAGATGATGAGTATCTCTACATCTTCACTGGAGATGGAGGCATGGCTGGGGATCCTTTTGGCACATTTGGAAATGCTCAGAACAA atcagccctgctgggcaaaGTGCTGCGGATCGATGTGAACAACAACGACCGCGGGCCCCTGTACCGCATTCCCCCTGACAACCCCTTCGTCAGCGACCCCGCGGCGCGCCCCGAGGTCTACGCCTACGGAGTGAGGAACATGTGGCGCTGCTCCTTCGACAGGGGGGACCCTCACACCAAGGAGGGGAAGGGGCGGCTCTTCTGCGGAGATGTGGGGCAGAATAAATACGAAGAAGTCGACATCgtggagaaggggaaaaactACGGCTGGAGGGCGAGGGAAGGGTTCAGCTGTTACGATAAGAAGCTTTGCACCAATTCTTCCTTGG ATGATGTGCTTCCAATTTATGCATATCCACACAAAATGGGGAAATCTGTTACAGGAGGCTACGTCTACCGAGGTTGTGAGTCTCCAAACCTGAATGGCCTGTACATATTTGGTGATTTTATGAGTGG ACGCCTGATGTCTTTGAAGGAGGATCATGCTACTGGAGAGTGGCAGTACAGTGAAATCTGCATGGGGACAGGACAAACATGCATGTTCCCTGGGCTTATCAATAACTACTATCAATACATCATCTCCTTTGCTGAAGATGAAGCAG gGGAATTGTACTTCCTATCTACTGGTGTACCAagtgccacagctcccagtggAGTGGTGTACAAAGTGGTGGACACCTCCAG GACAGCACCACCAGGAAAATGCCAAGTTGAGCCATCGCCAGTGAAAGTCAAAAGCAAGCGCATCCCGTTTGTGCCAAAGGAGA AGTTTATTATGAAAACACCAACCCCACATCCCCGCCTGAAGACCACGACCGAGGCTCCGCGGGGAAGCGTCCCAGACCCCCGGACGCCCCGCACGCCGGCAGAGGACGGGGCGGGCCGAGCCCCAGCGCGGCCAGGGACCCGAACCGGGACGGGCAGCCCAGCAGCGCCCAGCGGCAGAGCCCCCCGGCCGGGGAAGGGGCCGGAGGAGAAGGGGCAGCGCAGGAAGAAGAAGCCCCCCGGCAATGGCGCCGTGCGGCTGATGCGGCAGGGCCGGCGCGGCCGCGGCCGGGGCAGGGTGGAGGTGTTCATCGACGGCGAGTGGGGCACGGTGTGCGACGATGGCTGGGGCTTGCCCGCCGCCGCCGTGGTGTGCCGCCAGCTCGGCTTCCCCTACGTGGTGCGGGCCACCAAGAAGGCAGAGTTCGGGGAAGGGAGCTCGCTCCGCATTCTCCTGGATGATGTGCAGTGCTCCGGGCAGGAGAGGACGCTGCTGGAATGCTCCCACGCCGGGGTGGGCACGCACAACTGCTCGCACGAGGAGGATGCTGGTGTGGTGTGCAGCCGGGAGGAGGTGACAGACTGGTGA